The DNA segment GGGTCAATATTATGATTGATCGCACGCCGCCGTCTCAAATGGCGCAAACAGCCGTGCCCATGATTGATCCGACTACCGGCCTGCCAATGCAACAACCCATGGGCGGCGGTGAGGAGGAGGTGGATGTTGGTTCTATTGACGTGAAATTTAGCGCGCCGCTGCGTCGGGTAACTTTGAACCAGGTGTTGGATGCCATTACCACGGTGGCTGAACGCCCGCTTAAAATTTCGTATCGGGAATATGCCATTTACCTGTCGCTGAAGGGACAGGAAACGACGCCCCTGTTCACCCGCCAGTTCGATCTGGACCCCAATACGTTTTATCAGGGATTGGTTAATGTGACCGGCGAGTATCTTGATATTTCCTCTCAAAGCAGCGGTGGCGGTGGTGGTGGCGGCGGTGGCGGTGGTGGTGGCAGTGGCCAAGGTTCGTTTATCATTCCGCGCGTCAGTGTTACCGGGCAGACCAGTTCCACCGGCAACCAGGGCGGTGGCGGCGGTGGCGCGCAGCAACAAATGAATGGCGGTATTCCAGGAATTACGGCAACCAACAGCATGGAAGCGGTTTCCGCGATTGCCCGTCAGTTTTTCTTCAATCTTGGTGTGAACCTGGACCCCGCTTTGGGCAAGAGCGTGTTCTTTAATGACCGCAAAGGCATCTTGTTGGTGCGGGCGACGAGTGAAGAGTTGGATTTGATTGAGCAGGTGATTCGCGTGATGAACGCGGCGCCGCCGCTGATCAATGTCAAAACGCGCTTCACCGAAATCTCGCAGAACGACAGCAAAGCGTTGGGCTTTGATTGGTATTTGGGGAATCTCATGATTGGGAACAAATCCGCCATGTCCGGCGGTACCCAGCCCTCTTATACGGGCAGCCCCTCGCAGGGAAATCCCGCCGGATTCTTCCCAGGCACTGATCTGGCCAATGCGATCCCACCATCGGCCTCTGACGGACTTTTGACGGGAGGCTTACGGAACACGTTCGGTACGGACGCCACCGATATTCCGTCGCTGGCCAGTTTCACGGGAATTTTGACGGACCCGCAATTTCGGGTGGTGTTGCGCGCCATTGAACAGCGCGATGGAATCGAGCTGCTGAACGAAGGACAGATCACCACCTTGAGTGGTCGTCAGGCGCAGATTCAAGTGGTTGAAGTGCGCACGGTCGTTACGGGTGTGGACCAGAGCCAGGGAAACCAAGGTGGCGTCGCCGCCTCCTCCGGCAGTGGCACGGTCAATCAAGCCGTCGCCGCTACGTTCCAAACGCCCAATACGTCCCCAGTACCGCTCGGTCCGGTGATTGACGTTTTGCCGACGGTTTCGTCTGATGGCGTCACGATTCAAATGGCCATCATTCCCACCTATACCGAGTTCGTGGGTTATGACTTGAATACGGCACAGGCCTTTGTGCCGACGGCCATCACTGGAACAGGCGCCACTTTGGCGGGCACGTTGCCGCTACCCATTTTCCGCGTTCGACAATTGGCCACCAGTTGCATCGTTTGGGACGGGCAGACGGTGGTTTTGGGCGGATTGATTTCCGATACAGTGACCAAGCAGAAAGACAAGGTGCCGTTCCTAGGCGACATTCCGCTGATGGGTAAATTGTTTACCAGTGAATCGTCACAGACCAAGAAGAAGAATCTGGTGATTTTCGTTACGCCCCGAATCATTGATCCCGCTGGTAATCCGGCTCATGCGGACAACGAGATGCCGTTCGCGCAGAGCGTGCCGACGCAGATGAACAGCGCCGTGATGAGATAGTTGGATTTGGAAGATGATCTGATAGGAGTGTGATGAGAAAGGACTTGCGTGTCCCGGCTCTTGGTGGTTGACGGTCACGCATACGCCTATCGCGCATTTTACGCGATTCGCTCTTTGAAAACGCCGGACGGGCGGCCCAGCAATGCCATTTATGGTTTTGTGAAAATGCTCGGTAAGATGCGGGCCGGATTGCAACCCAGCCATTTGTTGGTGGTGTGGGATGGCGGGTTGAGTCCGGAGCGACAGCAAGCGTTACCCGGCTACAAAGCCCAGCGCCCCGAGATGCCTGATGACTTGCGGGGGCAATTGGATGAGATCGGACGCTACCTTAGCGCGGCGCGGATCGCCAGTTATTGCGAGGACGACGTGGAGGCGGATGATTACATCGCCCGAGTCGCGCAGGAAGCCGCCGCCCGCCAACTGGACGTGGTTATTGCGAGTTCGGATAAAGATTTTATGCAGTTGGTTGGGCCGCAGGTGGGTCTGCTGAATCCAAATGATAAAACGGATACGCTTTGGGCCCGGCAACAAGTCGAGGCGAAAACGGGTGTGGGTCCTGAGCAGATCGTGGATTGGTTGAGCTTGGTGGGAGATTCGGTGGATAATATCCCCGGCGCCCCAGGCATCGGGCCTAAAACGGCCACGGCGCTGTTGAAACAATTTGAAAGTATTGACGGACTGTATCAGCGGATTGCGGAAGTCCAGCCGCAACGGGTGCGAGAAGCATTGCTGGCTGCGGCGGCGGACGTGCGGCGGAATCAAGCGTTGGTGCGCTTGAATCCAAGCGTCGGGGGTCCGGTGAAGTGGGAAGAATTGGGCGAAAAAGCGGCGAATCGCGAGGAATTGGCGAAGTTATTCCACGACTGGGGTTTCCGCTCCCTGTTGGCGGAATTGTTGAAAGTAAATCAGTCGCAGCCGGAATTGATTTGAGTGTTGCGATGTAAGTTACGGTTGAAACAAAACGACGTGCGAGCGTTAGGTTGTTGGTGGAGCGGTGAGATTTGAAAATCATTATGGCCTTTTTGTTTAAGATACGGCGAGGTGGCATTGCCGCTGGATTGAGCCTGCTGGCTTGGTCGGCTTGGTCGGCCCCGGGGAATTACGCCAGCGAAGGAGGCGAATATAAGCCGATCGGCACTTTGATGGGCGATCAAACGTATGCTGGACTAAGCATCAAACCTTCGGGTGGGTATCTGGTCTGGCAGGATAACATTACCGATGGCGACGGCACTGGAATCAGTGCGCGCAAGTTGGACGGCAGTTTGACGGGAACGTTCAGTCCGTTTCGGGTCAACCAAATCGGTGCGGACGATCAGGAGAAGCCGCAAGTCACCCTCTTGTCCAACGGTGGAGCGGCCTTCGTCTGGCAGGGCGGCAAACAAGGGATGCAGCATATTTACGGTCGGATACTGGGTGCGGATGGATTGTGGGCAACGGATGATTTTCTCGTTAATACCGCCACCAACGTCACGCAGCGCGATGCCGCTGCGATTACTTTGACCAACGGGAATGTGGTGGTGGCTTGGGCCAGCGCGGGACAGGTGTCCAGCACCAGCATGCAGGACGTTTATTTTCAAATTCTGCTGCCTGGCGGCACGAAGTACGGCGGCGAGGTTTTAGCCAATCAATACACAGCCTACAATCAACGATCCGCTCGGCTGGCTGCGTTGAGTGACGGTCGTTTCGTCGCGGTCTGGATTTCCGAATCCCGTCGCTTCGAGAACAGCGTGGATGTTTACGGTCGGGTTTTTTCCGCGTCCGGCACGGCGGCCTCGGCTGAATTTTTAATCAATGCGGGTACGAACGTGTGCGCTAATCCTGCAGTTGCCGCCGTCGCGGATGGTGGCTTTGCGGTGACGTGGTCGGAGATGGACTTGGAAGGAGTGGATAATCGTTGGGATATTTTCGCCCGGGCCTTTTCCGCAAACCTCATGGGCGGAACTACTCGGCGTGTAAATACTTATACAGTGGGAGATCAAGTAGATCCCAAAATCAGCGCGCTGAACAGTGATTATCTGGTGGCTTGGACCAGCGTTGGCCAGGACGGTTCGCGTGAGGGAATTTACGCACAATTCCTTCAAGCCGACGGTTCGCCTCAAGGCTCGGAGTTCGGAGTGAACACAACTACGATCAGTCAGCAGGTCATGCCGGTTATTGCTTCCGACGGCGCCGCGCGGTTTATGACGGTATGGTCCGGTTATGCGGGTGGCGGCGCGAGCATGGATTTGTATGCCCAGCGCTATGTAAATACGGATCAGCCGCTGAACGCGCCGGGCGCGCCCATTGTCAGTGTGCTGGATACCACCCGGCTGGCGTTGACCTGGCCTCATGTGGACGGAATAAGCGTGGCCAGCTACGAGGTCTATATTGACGGCGCGTCAACGGCGGCGGTGGAGACGACTAATAACTTTTGGACCGCCACCGCCTTGAGCGCGGGCAGCACGCACACCTTCCGGCTTGCGTATGTGTTGCCAGACGGACGAAGCTCGCCGTTGTCTCCGGTGGCCACTGGCACCACCTACCTTTTCCCATTCGCTTGGCAGAGCATTCCGTACGATTGGATGTACGCCAATTTTGGAAGTGATGTGAATACTTGGCCTCGGGTCGACCTGGACAGCGATGGCGATGGGGTTTCGAATCTCCTGGAATTTTTACAGGGTACGGACCCGACCGATTCCGCCAGCGTTTTGAAGTACCAACTGCGCCTCACTGAGCAGGGAGTGTTTTTGGATTGGAATACGCAACCTGGATTACTTTATCAGGTGCAGTTCACGCCGGTGTTGAACGGGACATGGACGGATTTGGGAGGGGCACGATTTGCCGCAAGCACCAATGACTCCCTGTTTGTCGGCCAGAGCAGTGGTGGATTTTACCGAATTGGACGCGTTCGCTAATGAAAGTTTTTATGGCGCAAAAGTTTCGTAATTTTTGGATGGTGGTAGGGTTGGTTCTGCCGGTTGGCGTCGCCTTTGGCGCGGCGTTCATCGGGCCGAATAACGAAGCGTACCAAATCACGGAGAACGGGTACAATCCGAATATTCTCGATGCTCTACCGACCGGGCCCAAAAATCTGGGTGAAGAATATCGGCGGGTGACGCCGGTCATGTTCTATACGTTTGACCAAAACTTTATTGATTATTTCGGCACCAATGGCATGGATGCGGTTGATCGTGCATTTCAAGTTTTCAATGGCTTGACCAATGTTTCCGGCTACAGCGCTGATCTACTGGAGTTTCCCATGGAGGCGCAGCGGGTTAACTATCAAGCGCAGGCGTTGTTTCTGAACGACCTGAAATCTGCGACCATGAGCATGATCATGGAGCAATTGGGCGCGGCGCAACCTGATCGCTACGTGTGGACCCTCCATGCGCGCTGGCACGAAGGAAACGTGGAGTGCCCAGCGGGACAAAATTATTTGGTGGTCAAACGGAATTTTGATCCGGTGACCAGCGGCTTGGATCAGTTGCAGGCCAGCAGCTACGTGAACGGCACCTTGTTCAGCTACAAGATTGTTGAGTTTTGCGATCCGCCTACTCCATTCGGCTGGCTGGCGGACGCAGTGGAGTTCAATGTGGACCCCTTGGCCACGCCATTTACCGCCGTTGCTTCGGGATTTGGGTCGATGCCCTATTTGTTGGGCGGCACGGCGCTGACGGCCCTGGGCGGATTGGGTGAGGGGTATTATTATACGGGTTTGACCCGAGACGATGTTGGCGCGTTGCGGTATTTGATGCGCTCCAGCAACATCAATTTGGAAGGTGCAGGTACCAACGTTCTGACCTACGTGACCAACACCACCGCGGAGCTTTTGGGGACCGAGGATCTGGCCACCTTTATTGAAAATGCACGAGTAAGCGATCCGGGTACATTAACGGCGCTTTATCCAGGATTACAGATTGCCAACTCCTCCTCGTATTTCACCAATGTCATTGCCACCAACACGGTTTTCTACGTGACGAATGTTCCGTTCGCCCCGGCGGGAATGGCGGTGCTGCGCTCGGCCAACGTGGTGACCACCAACATCCAGCGCCACTTCTACCACGAATTCCTAAACGCCTACATTACCCCGGAATATCAATTAACTTCCAATTTTGAAGTGCCCCTGGTACCCGGTCACACCACAACCAATTACACGATTGATAACGTAATTACAAATGTCTCCGCTGAGGCCTGCCCCCCGATGAGTCCGGCAGGAAGCATCTGCACCAACGTCACTATCCAAAGCGAAGTATTTAATAGCGTGGGCGGCGACTTCTATATTTTACCAACCAACTGGTGCGCGATCGGAAATGTGCAGACGCAATTGGTTCGCGTGGTGACGCTGGAAGGTGAAACTTTCACCGTGACTAATGCCCCGGGCACCATCAATACGAATGAAATTTCGTTCACCGTTACGCCCACGCTCACTTACACCCAATATGTTTATCAGGTGTACCCGGTGAGTTGTCCGGAAGACTGGGCGGGATATCGCCGAGGGATTGAGCGCGTCCAATTTGTGCGACGCGATTACGACTCCTTGATTGGTCAATTTTATTATCCAACGAATAGCGAATATACGATCGTTACCGTCACCAATAACCAGGATTATCCGCAACACATTCGTCGCGAGGTGTTCCAACCGGACATTTTGATCACCGCGCAGGATTTGACGGGCGGGCCTGGTGGTCCTTCGGGGGCGGGAACGCTGGCGCGCAGCATTGAGTTTGACAGCTCCCGATCTTTGAGCGGTTTGGCCGGTCCAGGCACCATCTTGAATCCGGCCGTAATAACTTTCAGTAAAACGGGACCAGTGATGGGAAACTCCTATCCGCAGATGGATGAAGCGACGGGTTTTCCGCTGTTCCTGTGGGCTTCATACGATGGTTCAACCAATCCGCCCGTGGTGTATCCCAATGGCACCAGCGTGGCGGAATTGGAAAACCATATTTTGATTCAGGCGACACCATCTGGACCTGACCTGCCCGATGCGATTTTAGGCGTGGAGTATGGAACCATTTTTAGCGGTTTTAGC comes from the Verrucomicrobiia bacterium genome and includes:
- a CDS encoding fibronectin type III domain-containing protein, encoding MAFLFKIRRGGIAAGLSLLAWSAWSAPGNYASEGGEYKPIGTLMGDQTYAGLSIKPSGGYLVWQDNITDGDGTGISARKLDGSLTGTFSPFRVNQIGADDQEKPQVTLLSNGGAAFVWQGGKQGMQHIYGRILGADGLWATDDFLVNTATNVTQRDAAAITLTNGNVVVAWASAGQVSSTSMQDVYFQILLPGGTKYGGEVLANQYTAYNQRSARLAALSDGRFVAVWISESRRFENSVDVYGRVFSASGTAASAEFLINAGTNVCANPAVAAVADGGFAVTWSEMDLEGVDNRWDIFARAFSANLMGGTTRRVNTYTVGDQVDPKISALNSDYLVAWTSVGQDGSREGIYAQFLQADGSPQGSEFGVNTTTISQQVMPVIASDGAARFMTVWSGYAGGGASMDLYAQRYVNTDQPLNAPGAPIVSVLDTTRLALTWPHVDGISVASYEVYIDGASTAAVETTNNFWTATALSAGSTHTFRLAYVLPDGRSSPLSPVATGTTYLFPFAWQSIPYDWMYANFGSDVNTWPRVDLDSDGDGVSNLLEFLQGTDPTDSASVLKYQLRLTEQGVFLDWNTQPGLLYQVQFTPVLNGTWTDLGGARFAASTNDSLFVGQSSGGFYRIGRVR
- a CDS encoding Ig domain-containing protein, which produces MAQKFRNFWMVVGLVLPVGVAFGAAFIGPNNEAYQITENGYNPNILDALPTGPKNLGEEYRRVTPVMFYTFDQNFIDYFGTNGMDAVDRAFQVFNGLTNVSGYSADLLEFPMEAQRVNYQAQALFLNDLKSATMSMIMEQLGAAQPDRYVWTLHARWHEGNVECPAGQNYLVVKRNFDPVTSGLDQLQASSYVNGTLFSYKIVEFCDPPTPFGWLADAVEFNVDPLATPFTAVASGFGSMPYLLGGTALTALGGLGEGYYYTGLTRDDVGALRYLMRSSNINLEGAGTNVLTYVTNTTAELLGTEDLATFIENARVSDPGTLTALYPGLQIANSSSYFTNVIATNTVFYVTNVPFAPAGMAVLRSANVVTTNIQRHFYHEFLNAYITPEYQLTSNFEVPLVPGHTTTNYTIDNVITNVSAEACPPMSPAGSICTNVTIQSEVFNSVGGDFYILPTNWCAIGNVQTQLVRVVTLEGETFTVTNAPGTINTNEISFTVTPTLTYTQYVYQVYPVSCPEDWAGYRRGIERVQFVRRDYDSLIGQFYYPTNSEYTIVTVTNNQDYPQHIRREVFQPDILITAQDLTGGPGGPSGAGTLARSIEFDSSRSLSGLAGPGTILNPAVITFSKTGPVMGNSYPQMDEATGFPLFLWASYDGSTNPPVVYPNGTSVAELENHILIQATPSGPDLPDAILGVEYGTIFSGFSVTGGTAPFTWTIAPASGGLPPGLTLDSSTGQISGVPTQPNIYDFTLRLSDAVARSIDLHYTITVTP